The genomic stretch agctctccaatcacacgaccactttttctcatctttctcattccaatcatcttctggtttaggtactatggcgccaaCCGCATTTgtcattgtaatttgaaacggaccgttttcaatggcagcccatactaacctatccacagaatttatatgaacccgcatgcagtctttccagtagccgtaattttcaccgttgaaaataggcgctctattatacgccccctttggttcagaatccatactgttacaggcagccacagagcaccagcgaaccggcgctctgataccacttgttagacggtgtggctagtgatcgagagggggggtgaatagatcacctccaaaaaaaattaacggatttaacgtttaatcagagttttcaaaaacagcggaaaaagcagtcccgaatcgacttccgtctattctgaactgctactagaaagccggacacgcaagtgcagttgctggattttaatgagaatgacagaaataatacacacagaattttaacagattgaatgcgcttatcctcaaatactatttccaatgaacacaatttagttaaccgttttgtcaacagttggtgtgtgagtgtttgatgataaacaACAATGGTGTATGATtaaaggttttattatcactgctgtccagaattatgatcaatcaccacacactaacagaaattgcaaaacagttttgaaacgtaaagaagattaaggtaagagtacgatacgcagagatttgttaaggaagttccccacgtcgtcctcgcgtgtgggtacgtctccctctcaatttcaaatgaaattgagaactttgattatcaattattgccgaatccgttgatacaaggttttgatacaaagacagaatttctaaactccaagaacctcttcttgtataaaccttcacttgatctgagctcgatcaagattttcctgcacaaagttgcaaacaattcaccggttccacgacctgcttgcgaaatcccccgatctccaaacgcaacgctgcggctgaatctgttctgcaaatgtgactccgaaaccctcaagaacacaccagttcttgaaggacaaaccagtaggtttttcctagaaacccccttcaatcttcgactcagctagatcctcgatcgttccactgcaacccacagctagatccttgatcacaccactgaacgttatctcaatgcttcttTGATCCAAcgaacaagaattgttatgtgtaaatgttcttgaaagaagagtgattgagaagatgaagaagatgaagtctctttcaggtttctatgtgctcactgacaattgctccaacacttctttgatcttgtgttcaattgtcttTTTGCTCAATGAATTCGTTTCTTGCTACCTGCTATGAAAACCTGTActtatatgctgcaaaacagttgtTGTTATGACTTAGAACAACTTTGTGTATTGATGCATAAcagtgtgtatcgatgcatactgtaagttgtgtgaatatttggtgaaattaattactcatgtatcgatgcataaatcgtgtgtatcgatgcatgtgatttttacactgatatgtatcgatgctgaatgctcatgtattgatgcacaggcagtctcaagtagtcctgtatcgatgcataaatcgtgtgtatcgatgcatgtgatttttacactgatatgtatcgatgctgaatgctcatgtattgatgcacaggcagtctcaagtagtcctgtatcgatgcaggaatcgtgtgtatcgatacatggagTTTTTGaccttccatgtattgatgcatggctcgtaAGTATCGATGCATACTGAGCAGAAATTGTTTTGTAATTAATCACAGGttacatgtatcgatgcaaaggctcatgtattgatacatacttttataaaatgcattttaatagttattttaagggaattttcaatgtagatttatatgtatgtttatgcaacaataaagtgggatgatggacaaaataagaacacaaatatatcatgtaatgcaatgcacaatcaatttggatgatgatcacacaatttgctatcattaaaagttaattcaagttaaagaattctttcacagtaacatcatgttcaacatagGCCTGTTCCAACATTctctgcaatgcttctctgtgcgcttcagaattcattagcaaTGATAGCACATAGATTTTTGACGGTGTTTGGAGGAGCTGCTCTACAACATTAAATTCACTTATCTTGATTAATCTtaacacttcatcatcatcattaatcttcaatttgctagattcaccaggctgacacattggagcactaaccaGATTAACTGTAGGAATCTCTACCTTCTTTCCTATGGAAACATCTTCTACAGCTTTAGGAAAAACCGGACTGAACACCCGACCACTACGAATCACCTTCGTAATCTCTACTATATTTACCATTGAGTCTacaactggtagaggaacctcttgatCATTCTCTATCATAGGGGAATTATACTGGTATGGCACAACTTTATTGGATGCATAGGGGACagggcctgctaaccgtattaccaacggcgataccgatctattgacattattgttgttgctgcCATCAAAGTGAATGACTACCCTCTCAGGGGTATTGAACACGAGTACAATGACATTTACATCATCTCACATATCCCTCGAATGTTGAATCTGGATTAtattctcatccatcaacttctggatatctctcttgacaaccatacacccatgggggttcagactgcaaatgacacaaccatcatggtcatgttcataattACTAATCAAACACATAGTTTTCTGCATTTCTACCAGAGACCTTCGAATACACCTCACATCTGTTACCACAAGAAATTGATAAAACATGTTGAAGGCTTAATTAATGAAAGCGCCTTTTGCATTTAAGGATTATACCCCACCAAAGGGAGGTTTGAAAGAAAAGATGAGCCCAAGATAAGCAAGAGCTGGGAAAACCATAAGTTTCCAGAAGATGAAATCGACGGAAGAAACATGTTTGGTTGAAATCCGTTCTATCGATTGAACCGGAGATTGGGACTTAAGAAATTCTTGATTGTACCAAACATATAGGGGATGGTGTCGACATAACTACCTGAGCGAGAtaagtttgaaattcaaaatgactagcagttacaaggaGAACAAGTGCCAAAGATATGAAGCAGTTTTTGgatcgtgtggcacgacgtctGTCTACATACAGTTATTTTTGAGTAGTTTTGCTTGTAGAcagtttctttagttcattaCAAATAGGGGATCCCACAGAGGACTCCGGGTGTTcactttataccaaaatcacttgtaaaaaacttcacattcccagcgcgaggaagcaagagttttcaagagtgttatgtacgtgaatcaccataTTTACTTCAATgtaacttccttatttttcaattgttcccattgaacactttattttaatttcgtttacgtttgaattatccttttatgttgtcgtctacgctgtcgacactaattctattacgataatagaattcaccaaaagcgtgttcgttgtgtatgtcttttgaatgttatagcgttgtcggtcacgagtcacccatagtcTATAGCATCATCATTTCGTGTGGAAAAAACCTTTTCTTGTTCAATATTTTGTCAGAAGCTGTTTCTCACAAAGTTAATAGTCCGTCGAATTGAACGAGTTACCTTGTTACattagcacatgtcttaggatcaactggtcgattctgcaagtaacccttagttttaagGCTTAGGGACGACTAGCGATTATTTACCAATTTCCATAGTATACAAAATGGCACACCCGCTGGGACAAGTGCTAGTGTAGTTACGCAGTTGtatgaaacttagaagtggcaaactaTATAGTAGACCACAAGAAActgtgaaaatgtcaaactccAATACGGATGAAGTGCCACAAGGGACTTTATGCACTACAGAAACAGTAATTTCACAGGTTGCAACTTTGCCTTCGTTGACAAGTGCAGCCTCAGCGATGTCGACTACATGTGCGGTTGGAGCATCAATTCCTCTACCTCCACCGGGaggttcaggatcaacgataacaacgttcagaccttatgtgcctcACTTTGGTACCACACATCCTCTTTATGGAATGCCGTATTCTTTAATGCCAGGATTTTAGTCAACATCAAGTGCAACATTGTTTTCAGACAACACTCAAAATATGAGTCCCTCCTTACAGGGATTAGCGCAAGGGGGCAATGCTCAGAATAGGAATAATACTCAAAATAGAACCATGCCGCTGTCGAATACTTCAATAGTGGCGTTGAGGCAGCAAATGGATGATAGTAATCATGAGTTGGTTAATATGTTAACTAATCAAATGGGTACAATTTTTAATCCTGTGATACAGgaatctgctgaaacaaataggcaggtggcTAATCAATTGACATGCTTGTGTAACTTCCTAGGGGCATCGGCTCGACAAATGGCACAAGTGGTTAGGCAAACCATTCCTGTTCAAGTAGAGATACAGGCAGTAGAAGACGAGACATTCCATGAGGGACAAATCCTTAGACCCCAGCAAAATCAAGGTGTTAAGTCAGGAGTAGCCGGACGTAACCAGATGGTGTTAGTTAACCGACATCAAGATGCTGATCAAATTGTCTATCAATGTCGGCAAGAATACTTAGCAGcggaaaataatttgacaactattgtcgaaagaATTATGGCTGGGAATGGTATGAGTGCCACATTGCAAAGGCCACTATATGCTTCCCCATTGGCTGAATTTATTCTCCAAACCGAGGCACCTAGAGGAATGAAGGTGCCTAAATACACTAAGTTTGGGGGAGAATCTGATGAGTCGACAATAGAACATATTGCCAGATATTTAACCGAGTCGGGAGATTTGGCTCATaatgagtgtttgagagtaaaaaactttccttcttctttgactaaggctgccttcacatggttcacttctttggccccaaattcgattgattcgtgggccaagttagaaaagaagttccatgaacagttttacgaaggGCATTCCAAAATCagtttggcagaattgtctagcattaagagaaggtttgctgagagTATTGACGATTATCTGAATATATTTAGATCATTAAAGGCCAGGTGCTTTCCGCAAGTACCAGAACATGAACTTGTTCAAATGGCTGCTTGGgggttagattattccattaggaagaaaatagaTCCAACCTTTGTAAAGAGTATGTTATaattggctgatagagttcgacatcTCGAACGGCTAAGGTTAGAAAAGGTTAGACACAGAAAGGCTAAGAAGGAAAAAATAGCTTTCGTCGATTTTGATGCGACAAATCCAATCTATGAGGCTGATTATGCCTCATCGACCGAATTAGAATTTGACGTGGCTGAGTTAAAGCCAGGATCTGCTTATGAGTGCCGGTTATTACTTCCTGCACAAGGGAAaaatcctgtcgaaaacaatCTAAAATTCCCTTCAAAAACTTATACATTTAATGTGATAAAGTGTAAGGAAATTTTTGATTTGttagttaaagatggtcaaatggtggtgccatctggtactaaaataccaccattGGAACAAAGACAAAAAATAggattttgtaagtatcataattatcttggtcataatacctctaattgttatcttttcagggatctggtACAGAAAGCAATTCAAGAAGGCATGCTGAAATTTGTTGGCCGCAAAATGAAGATCGACACTGACCCTCTCCACCAGGAGGAAACTCTATTCGTTgagccagtcgagatcaacatggtcgagatctCTGAATATGATGAGGCTGACATGTTAGAGGAAACTGATGAAAGCCCAGATGTCGACATAGCTGAATTTTATCCAAAGGCTGATGAAGATTTGGTAGATTTCCTGTATCGCTGCAAGAATAAGGGTTCACAAGTCTGCTTATGCCCTAGATGTGGCGCAGTCACCGACAAAGttgctgctgaaaatttccaAAAGCTACAATTGGGAAAAAGCAAAGGAAGTGGGCTGAACATAGCACGCCAGAATGAAAGAATCCCAAGGAAAGCTGTGGAAAATGCTCAAGTAAGGCCTAGGAGCTTTGTACCATCGACAAGTGCTCCTAGAGGCACATGGATCAAGCCTCAGGGAAAACTAGAAACCCCATAAGGTGTTACTGCTGCCAAATGAGGTTTAGCAATCAACTACAGGCGTGAGTTCAAGTCTGAGAAAAGGACTCATGTTTCTgaaaattatttggggaagaaccccaTGGCCAGAACTCAATGGAGACATTTCCAACGTCGCAGGCAGGCTGAAAGAGAGGCTGCTAGGGAAATGGCTGGAAAAGGCATGGGTCATGGGGATGATTCTGGAAAGAGAGTTGTTGTGAGGGTCGACACTGCAGCTAAAGAATGGATCAGGGAGTATGTCCGTCGACCAAGTGAAAAATGTCCTGATGAGgttactgatgacttcaattcagaatcAGAAGCAAGTTTGGATATCTTAGTCAACGTGGTGTCAATTCTACCAGAAGAATACAATTGTGTTACTGAGGTGAAGGATTCGGTAGACGATGCAGACGCTGAAGAAATGGAGTTACATAAGCCAAGATATTACTTTGTGCTGAATGATAGTTCTGTTGAGAGCCAAGAAGCAATTTTTTAGAGGACTAAAATTACTATGAAGAGTCATTTGAAACCTCTATTGATTAGGGCTAAAGTGGAAGGTGTGACTATCAACAAAGTATTGGTAGACTCTGGCGCTACT from Lathyrus oleraceus cultivar Zhongwan6 chromosome 7, CAAS_Psat_ZW6_1.0, whole genome shotgun sequence encodes the following:
- the LOC127103605 gene encoding uncharacterized protein LOC127103605 — its product is MPLSNTSIVALRQQMDDSNHELVNMLTNQMGTIFNPVIQESAETNRQVANQLTCLCNFLGASARQMAQVVRQTIPVQVEIQAVEDETFHEGQILRPQQNQGVKSGVAGRNQMVLVNRHQDADQIVYQCRQEYLAAENNLTTIVERIMAGNGMSATLQRPLYASPLAEFILQTEAPRGMKVPKYTKFGGESDESTIEHIARYLTESGDLAHNECLRFYEGHSKISLAELSSIKRRFAESIDDYLNIFRSLKARVRHLERLRLEKVRHRKAKKEKIAFVDFDATNPIYEADYASSTELEFDVAELKPGSAYECRLLLPAQGKNPVENNLKFPSKTYTFNVIKCKEIFDLDLVQKAIQEGMLKFVGRKMKIDTDPLHQEETLFVEPVEINMVEISEYDEADMLEETDESPDVDIAEFYPKADEDLVDFLYRCKNKGSQVCLCPRCGAVTDKVAAENFQKLQLGKSKGSGLNIARQNERIPRKAVENAQVRPRSFVPSTSAPRGTWIKPQGKLETP